The following are from one region of the Isoalcanivorax indicus genome:
- a CDS encoding phage tail protein produces the protein MSEPYVAEISIFSFNFAPRSWAECNGQLMPLSQNTALFALLGTMYGGDGKSTFALPNLEGRTPLMWGQGPGLSAYDQGEMGGAETVTLTEANLPPHAHQFRALPGTPSSRSPADAGWAGTARAQVTHYAASGQADVQMSPAALAPTGSGIPHNNRQPCLGLRFCIALQGIFPPRS, from the coding sequence ATGTCTGAACCCTATGTGGCCGAAATCAGTATTTTCTCATTCAACTTTGCACCAAGGAGCTGGGCAGAATGTAACGGGCAGTTGATGCCCCTTTCCCAGAACACGGCGCTGTTTGCCTTGTTGGGCACCATGTACGGCGGTGACGGCAAGAGCACCTTCGCGCTGCCGAATCTGGAAGGTCGCACGCCACTGATGTGGGGGCAGGGCCCCGGATTGAGTGCGTATGACCAGGGCGAGATGGGCGGTGCGGAAACGGTGACGCTGACGGAAGCGAACCTGCCCCCGCATGCGCACCAGTTTCGGGCGTTGCCGGGTACGCCATCCAGCCGTTCGCCGGCCGATGCCGGCTGGGCGGGAACCGCCCGGGCGCAGGTCACCCATTATGCCGCCAGCGGCCAGGCCGATGTGCAGATGTCGCCCGCCGCGCTGGCCCCCACGGGGAGCGGCATACCGCATAACAATCGTCAGCCCTGTCTGGGCCTGAGATTCTGTATCGCTCTGCAGGGCATTTTCCCGCCGCGTAGCTGA
- a CDS encoding phage tail protein has product MSEPYLGQISVFSFNFAPKGWALCNGQLLPINQNQALFALMGTMYGGNGQVNFGLPDLRGRAPLHVDGGIVQGQPLGSAAVTLSQAEMPPHTHPVSASNTAADRTTPVGNIWARPAANAYGEPVSGTAMRGDLVTEAGGSQPHNNMQPYTVLSFCVALQGLFPSRN; this is encoded by the coding sequence ATGAGCGAACCCTATCTTGGCCAGATCTCGGTCTTCTCGTTCAACTTTGCCCCCAAGGGTTGGGCCTTGTGCAATGGGCAGCTGTTGCCGATCAACCAGAACCAGGCGTTGTTTGCCTTGATGGGCACCATGTATGGCGGCAACGGGCAAGTCAACTTTGGGTTGCCAGACCTGCGCGGTCGTGCCCCGCTACATGTCGACGGTGGCATCGTTCAGGGGCAACCGCTCGGTAGCGCCGCCGTGACGCTGAGCCAGGCTGAGATGCCGCCCCATACACACCCGGTGTCGGCCAGTAATACAGCGGCCGATCGCACCACGCCGGTGGGTAACATCTGGGCGCGCCCGGCTGCCAATGCCTACGGTGAGCCGGTGAGTGGAACCGCGATGCGTGGTGATCTGGTCACCGAAGCGGGCGGGTCGCAGCCGCACAACAATATGCAGCCCTATACCGTGCTGAGTTTCTGCGTGGCCCTTCAGGGCCTCTTCCCCAGCCGGAATTGA
- a CDS encoding phage tail protein, whose protein sequence is MGNRYLGEIRMFGGNFAPAGWVFCDGALLPISENDALFALIGTTYGGDGQMTFAVPDLRGRLPLHQGTGAGGQTFVMGQWGGTEMETLTLQQIPAHSHVPVASSAEASSTNPAGQVWAATASNAYATAGSPSAMAPNLSDGVGGGQPHENRMPYLAVSFIISLYGIFPTQT, encoded by the coding sequence ATGGGGAACCGTTATCTGGGCGAAATAAGAATGTTCGGCGGCAATTTTGCGCCTGCGGGATGGGTCTTCTGCGATGGGGCCTTGCTGCCCATCTCCGAGAATGACGCGCTGTTCGCACTGATCGGTACCACCTATGGCGGTGACGGCCAGATGACCTTCGCGGTACCGGACCTGCGTGGCCGGCTTCCGCTGCATCAGGGCACCGGCGCCGGCGGGCAGACGTTCGTTATGGGGCAGTGGGGCGGTACGGAAATGGAAACGCTGACACTGCAGCAGATTCCGGCACATTCCCATGTGCCGGTGGCGTCGTCGGCGGAAGCGAGCAGTACCAATCCTGCCGGGCAAGTCTGGGCCGCAACAGCCAGCAATGCCTATGCGACAGCGGGCTCCCCCTCAGCCATGGCGCCCAACCTGAGCGACGGCGTCGGCGGTGGCCAGCCGCACGAAAATCGCATGCCGTATCTGGCGGTCAGTTTCATCATTTCCCTGTATGGCATTTTTCCCACCCAGACCTGA
- a CDS encoding DUF6916 family protein yields MKRRTFVAGLAAAPWVLAGCGADSQGNRSGASGHPPAPVVPQGLSRRHDFGALEGDIFYVAHPRYGSVDARLVGVEDNTRDAQLEQFALRFELPPGSALQDALYRVEHAQGGRFDLFMQRSSDDSVAGEGYVAFFSHLTD; encoded by the coding sequence ATGAAACGACGTACTTTTGTCGCGGGTCTGGCCGCTGCCCCCTGGGTGCTGGCGGGCTGCGGCGCAGACAGTCAAGGCAACCGTTCGGGCGCCAGTGGGCACCCGCCCGCACCGGTCGTGCCGCAGGGTCTCTCGCGGCGGCATGACTTCGGCGCGCTGGAAGGTGACATCTTTTATGTCGCCCATCCGCGCTACGGGTCGGTGGATGCGCGCCTTGTCGGGGTGGAAGACAACACACGCGATGCGCAACTGGAACAGTTCGCGCTGCGCTTCGAGTTGCCGCCGGGCAGCGCGCTTCAGGATGCGCTCTACCGTGTCGAGCACGCCCAGGGTGGCCGCTTCGATCTGTTCATGCAGCGCAGCAGTGACGACAGTGTGGCCGGGGAAGGCTACGTGGCGTTTTTCAGCCACCTCACAGACTGA
- a CDS encoding DUF6916 family protein produces the protein MILTPEQLQPLTGSDFAFEVAEGAPVTLRLDSVNEARSDQGFRQFSLYFSGPLDAPLMQGTYLIRHPVLGEGPLFLVPTGRDAEQMCYEAACSCQG, from the coding sequence ATGATCCTGACCCCTGAGCAGCTCCAGCCCCTGACAGGCAGTGATTTCGCGTTCGAGGTGGCAGAGGGCGCCCCCGTGACCCTGCGACTGGACAGCGTGAACGAGGCCCGCAGTGACCAGGGTTTTCGTCAGTTTTCCCTGTATTTCTCCGGGCCGCTGGACGCGCCGTTAATGCAGGGCACCTATCTGATCCGTCATCCGGTGCTGGGTGAGGGGCCATTGTTTCTTGTACCGACGGGCAGGGATGCAGAACAGATGTGTTACGAGGCGGCTTGCAGTTGCCAGGGTTAA
- a CDS encoding GNAT family N-acetyltransferase: MLGSGVDLPGGLYLRPVRSSDAGFLAGLYSSTRNDLRLIGDRDLSESLIEMQFTAQSNAYGQRYPDAMHLIIGELDTEIGRLILDFSEGSVHLVDLSLRAEARGKGHGSAVIRAMQQVAARMPAPVTLSVRQDNLAAAALYQRLGFQIEQQAGVHARMVWYPATLTGALRAGGNR; this comes from the coding sequence ATGTTGGGGTCGGGAGTGGATCTTCCTGGCGGGCTGTATCTCCGGCCTGTCCGTTCGTCAGACGCTGGCTTTCTGGCCGGGCTGTACAGCTCGACCCGCAATGACTTGCGCCTGATCGGCGATCGCGACCTGTCTGAATCCCTTATCGAAATGCAATTCACCGCCCAGAGCAACGCTTACGGGCAGCGCTATCCCGACGCCATGCACCTCATTATCGGAGAGCTGGATACCGAGATCGGTCGCCTGATTCTCGACTTCAGTGAGGGCAGCGTACACCTGGTTGACCTGTCCCTGCGTGCCGAGGCGCGCGGCAAGGGCCACGGCAGCGCCGTGATCCGTGCCATGCAGCAGGTGGCGGCGCGCATGCCCGCGCCGGTCACGCTGTCGGTGCGGCAGGACAACCTGGCCGCGGCTGCCCTCTACCAGCGTCTTGGCTTTCAGATCGAACAGCAGGCGGGCGTCCATGCGCGCATGGTCTGGTACCCGGCGACCCTCACGGGCGCCCTGCGGGCGGGGGGCAACCGATGA
- a CDS encoding 3-hydroxyacyl-CoA dehydrogenase NAD-binding domain-containing protein, which produces MTESTIRWEKDADNIVTLILDDPQQSANTMNERYTRSMHEMVNRLEQEKADTAGVIITSAKSTFFAGGDLKDLVKVKKEDSGKMAEGGRVLKGDLRRLETLGIPVVAALNGTALGGGLEIALACHRRIALNNPKAQFGLPEVSLGLLPGAGGIVRTVRMMGVQNALMNVLMQGQRMKADKAKQVGLIDEVVDTPEEMIAKAKEWIKANPKSQQPFDVKGYKIPGGTPSVPAFAMNLPAFPANLRKQIKGANYPAPKAIMAAAVESTQVDVDNAFKIEERYFISLVTGQVAKNMTTAFFFNLQAINAGASRPKDVPKFKAEKVGILGAGMMGAGIAYVTARSGAVAVLKDISIENAEKGKAYSSKLLDKEVSKGKMTKEKKEEVLSRIIATADAKDFDGVDFVIEAVFESTELKHKVFQEIEDVVKPDAVLGSNTSSLPITGLAKGVKRQKDFIGIHFFSPVDKMPLVEIICGEETSPEALAKTYDYVQQIKKTPIVVNDSRGFFTTRVIGTFANEGIAMLGEGLSAQSIEQAAMQAGYPVGTLNLIDEINMETALRIGKAARDDAKREGKPEMPEHPAEKVMKKMVEELGRPGKAQGKGFYDYPEGGKKSLWPGLKEAFGGDKEIPFEDMKERLMFVEAIEAVKCFEEGVIEAVADANIGSIFGIGFPAWSGGVIQFINQYEGGLRGFVKRAEELKAKYGDRFTPPALLVEKAEKGEIFK; this is translated from the coding sequence ATGACTGAATCAACCATTCGCTGGGAAAAAGACGCGGACAACATCGTCACCCTGATCCTTGACGATCCGCAGCAGTCTGCGAACACCATGAATGAACGGTACACCCGCTCGATGCACGAGATGGTGAACCGTCTGGAACAAGAGAAGGCGGACACCGCCGGTGTCATCATCACCTCCGCCAAGAGCACCTTCTTTGCCGGTGGCGACCTGAAGGACCTGGTCAAGGTGAAGAAAGAAGATTCTGGCAAGATGGCCGAGGGTGGCCGGGTGCTGAAAGGTGACCTGCGTCGCCTGGAGACCCTGGGCATTCCGGTGGTGGCGGCCCTGAACGGCACGGCACTGGGGGGTGGTCTGGAAATCGCCCTGGCGTGTCATCGCCGTATCGCCCTGAACAACCCGAAGGCGCAGTTCGGCCTGCCGGAAGTCAGCCTGGGCCTGCTGCCCGGCGCGGGCGGTATCGTGCGCACCGTGCGCATGATGGGTGTGCAGAACGCGCTGATGAATGTGCTGATGCAAGGCCAGCGCATGAAAGCCGACAAGGCCAAACAGGTCGGTCTGATCGATGAGGTGGTGGACACCCCGGAAGAAATGATCGCCAAGGCGAAAGAGTGGATCAAGGCCAACCCGAAATCCCAGCAGCCGTTCGACGTGAAGGGTTACAAGATTCCGGGCGGCACGCCGAGCGTTCCGGCCTTTGCCATGAACCTGCCGGCCTTCCCGGCTAACCTGCGCAAGCAGATCAAGGGCGCCAACTACCCGGCGCCGAAGGCGATCATGGCCGCTGCGGTAGAAAGCACCCAGGTGGACGTGGATAACGCCTTCAAGATCGAAGAGCGCTACTTCATCAGCCTGGTGACCGGCCAGGTGGCGAAGAACATGACCACCGCCTTCTTCTTCAACCTGCAGGCGATCAATGCCGGTGCCAGCCGGCCGAAAGACGTGCCGAAGTTCAAGGCCGAGAAAGTCGGTATTCTGGGCGCGGGCATGATGGGCGCCGGTATCGCCTATGTGACCGCCCGTTCCGGTGCTGTCGCGGTACTGAAAGACATCTCCATCGAAAATGCGGAGAAGGGCAAAGCCTATTCCAGCAAGCTGCTCGACAAGGAAGTGTCCAAAGGCAAGATGACCAAGGAGAAGAAAGAAGAAGTCCTCTCCCGCATCATCGCCACGGCAGATGCGAAAGACTTTGACGGCGTCGACTTTGTTATTGAAGCGGTGTTCGAGAGCACCGAACTGAAGCACAAGGTGTTCCAGGAAATCGAAGACGTGGTCAAGCCGGATGCCGTGCTGGGCTCCAACACCTCGTCCCTGCCGATCACCGGCCTGGCGAAGGGCGTGAAGCGGCAGAAGGACTTTATCGGCATTCACTTCTTCAGCCCGGTGGACAAGATGCCGCTGGTGGAAATCATCTGCGGTGAAGAAACCAGCCCGGAAGCCCTGGCGAAAACCTACGATTACGTGCAGCAGATCAAGAAAACGCCGATCGTGGTCAACGATTCCCGTGGTTTCTTCACCACCCGCGTGATCGGCACCTTCGCCAACGAAGGGATTGCCATGCTGGGCGAGGGCCTGAGCGCCCAGTCCATCGAGCAGGCGGCCATGCAGGCCGGTTACCCGGTGGGCACGCTGAACCTGATCGACGAGATCAACATGGAAACCGCGCTGCGTATCGGCAAGGCGGCCCGTGATGATGCCAAGCGTGAAGGCAAGCCGGAAATGCCGGAGCACCCGGCCGAGAAGGTCATGAAGAAGATGGTCGAAGAGCTGGGTCGCCCGGGCAAGGCGCAGGGCAAGGGCTTCTACGACTATCCGGAAGGGGGCAAGAAATCCCTGTGGCCGGGCCTGAAGGAAGCCTTTGGCGGCGACAAGGAAATCCCGTTCGAGGACATGAAAGAGCGTCTGATGTTCGTGGAAGCCATCGAGGCCGTGAAATGCTTCGAGGAAGGCGTGATCGAAGCGGTGGCGGATGCCAACATTGGCTCCATCTTCGGCATCGGCTTCCCCGCCTGGAGCGGTGGTGTCATCCAGTTCATCAATCAGTACGAAGGCGGCCTGCGTGGCTTCGTGAAGCGCGCCGAGGAGCTGAAAGCCAAATACGGTGATCGCTTCACCCCGCCGGCCCTGCTGGTAGAGAAAGCCGAAAAGGGTGAAATCTTCAAGTAA
- a CDS encoding acetyl-CoA C-acetyltransferase: protein MTEAYIYDAIRTPRGRGKKDGSLHTVKPISLVVGLIDEIKARFPNMDPAMIDDIVMGIVSPLGDQGGVLPKIAALKAGLPETVSGLQINRFCASGLEAVNLGAQKVASGFEDLVLAGGVESMSRVPMGSDGTPWAMDPETNYETGFIPQGIGADLIATIEGFSRRDVDEYAAASQSRAAAAWEKGYFARSVVPVKDMNGLTVLDRDEHVRAGTTADALAGLNPSFAMMGEMGGFDAVALQKYHWVDKIDHVHTPGNSSGIVDGATLMLIGSKAMGDKIGAKPRGRIVATAVSGADPTIMLTGPAPASWKVLAKAGMKVEDIDLFEINEAFASVAMRYMKDMGISHDITNVNGGAIAMGHPLGATGAMIVGTVLDELERRDKKFGLCTLCVGAGMGIATIVERL, encoded by the coding sequence ATGACCGAAGCCTATATTTACGACGCGATTCGTACGCCCCGTGGCCGGGGCAAGAAGGACGGCTCCCTGCATACGGTGAAGCCGATTTCCCTGGTGGTGGGCCTGATCGACGAGATCAAGGCGCGCTTCCCGAACATGGACCCGGCGATGATTGATGACATCGTCATGGGCATCGTGTCGCCGCTGGGCGATCAGGGTGGTGTACTGCCCAAGATTGCCGCCCTCAAGGCGGGCCTCCCGGAAACCGTATCCGGTCTGCAGATCAACCGTTTCTGTGCTTCCGGTCTGGAAGCCGTGAACCTGGGCGCCCAGAAAGTGGCCTCCGGTTTTGAAGACCTGGTGCTGGCCGGTGGCGTGGAGTCCATGAGCCGCGTGCCCATGGGCTCTGACGGTACGCCGTGGGCCATGGACCCGGAAACCAACTACGAGACCGGCTTTATCCCCCAGGGTATCGGTGCCGACCTGATCGCCACCATCGAAGGGTTCTCGCGCCGTGACGTGGATGAGTATGCCGCTGCGTCCCAGAGCCGTGCTGCCGCCGCCTGGGAAAAGGGCTATTTCGCCCGCTCCGTGGTGCCGGTGAAAGACATGAACGGCCTGACCGTGCTGGATCGTGACGAGCATGTGCGTGCGGGCACCACCGCTGACGCACTGGCTGGCCTGAACCCGTCCTTCGCCATGATGGGCGAAATGGGCGGCTTCGATGCCGTGGCCCTGCAGAAATACCACTGGGTCGACAAGATCGACCACGTTCACACCCCGGGCAACTCCTCCGGGATCGTGGACGGCGCCACCCTGATGCTGATCGGCAGCAAGGCGATGGGCGACAAGATCGGTGCCAAGCCGCGTGGCCGTATCGTCGCCACCGCCGTCAGCGGTGCAGACCCGACCATCATGCTGACCGGCCCGGCGCCAGCCTCGTGGAAAGTGCTGGCCAAGGCGGGCATGAAAGTCGAGGACATCGACCTGTTTGAAATCAACGAAGCCTTTGCCTCGGTGGCCATGCGCTACATGAAGGACATGGGCATCAGCCACGACATCACCAACGTGAACGGTGGCGCTATCGCCATGGGGCACCCGCTGGGCGCCACCGGTGCCATGATCGTCGGTACCGTGCTCGATGAGCTGGAACGCCGCGACAAGAAGTTCGGCCTCTGCACCCTGTGCGTCGGTGCAGGCATGGGCATCGCCACCATCGTTGAGCGCCTCTGA